The following proteins come from a genomic window of Lolium rigidum isolate FL_2022 chromosome 5, APGP_CSIRO_Lrig_0.1, whole genome shotgun sequence:
- the LOC124651997 gene encoding probable calcium-binding protein CML25/26: MVAEAVLQASSVFAAFDKDGDGKVSAAELRGSMTVALGEDVSEEEAAAILATVDADGDGLLDQEEFSKLGAAASHGGAHGDEAGDDEVRRRCLKEAFTMYAAEGGDEGARITPASLTRMLGKLLESSAEKMELEECRAMICRFDLDGDGVLSFDEFMVMMVGNA, encoded by the coding sequence ATGGTGGCCGAGGCCGTGCTGCAGGCATCGTCCGTGTTCGCCGCCTTCGACAAGGACGGCGACGGCAAGGTGTCCGCCGCCGAGCTTCGCGGCAGCATGACGGTGGCGCTGGGCGAGGATGTGTCcgaggaggaggccgcggcgaTCCTGGCTACGGTGGACGCCGATGGCGACGGGCTGCTGGACCAGGAGGAGTTCTCCAAACTAGGCGCCGCCGCCTCACATGGAGGAGCGCACGGGGACGAGGCCGGTGACGACGAGGTGAGGCGCCGGTGCCTCAAGGAGGCGTTCACGATGTACGCGGCGgagggcggcgacgagggcgcaaGGATCACACCAGCGAGCCTGACGCGAATGCTGGGCAAGCTGTTGGAGTCGTCGGCTGAGAAAATGGAGTTGGAGGAGTGCCGGGCCATGATCTGCAGGTTCGACCTCGACGGCGATGGGGTCCTCTCCTTTGATGAGTTTATGGTCATGATGGTGGGAAATGCGTAA